The Arachis ipaensis cultivar K30076 chromosome B07, Araip1.1, whole genome shotgun sequence genome includes a window with the following:
- the LOC107606476 gene encoding uncharacterized protein LOC107606476 → MPLSKRKIREWPNCWRQCKTRKIGKIAKEQTLNNTTNINRNPTQRLGRHPQKMEDGEPAMTLAPYKGIWDPKVHVTKFESMMFLNSDSDPILCRSFPTFLDGAALLWFSNLLAGSVTSFDDFAKMFINHFAASKIYVRDPDYLSTIKQGQHESLKDYMTRFTIAAIEIPDLNPEFQLHAIKSGLQPGKFQEAIIVAKPKTLEEFRDKATRQIEIEELRETRRNERLPSRKKDDRPTRSSNRDFKKPSKLTPKFDSYTRFNTRREDIIKEILHNRLIKPPVKAGTYQDQKYVDKSKHCAFHQKFGHTTDECVVAKDLLERLARQGLLDKYIGSRNRKDIAEEQTEI, encoded by the coding sequence ATGCCGCTCTCCAAGCGGAAAATCAGAGAATGGCCGAATTGCTGGCGGCAATGCAAAACAAGGAAGATCGGAAAGATAGCAAAAGAACAGACGCTGAACAACACGACGAACATCAATCGGAATCCAACGCAAAGACTGGGGAGACACCCCCAAAAAATGGAAGACGGTGAACCAGCCATGACCCTAGCACCATATAAGGGGATCTGGGATCCTAAAGTCCACGTCACCAAATTTGAGTCTATGATGTTCCTCAACAGTGACTCCGATCCAATCTTATGTCGATCTTTTCCTACGTTTTTAGATGGAGCTGCCCTATTATGGTTTTCTAACTTGCTTGCAGGATCCGTAACCAGTTTTGATGACTTCGCCAAGATGTTCATTAATCATTTTGCAGCATCTAAAATCTATGTGAGGGACCCGGATTATCTCAGCACAATCAAACAAGGGCAACACGAAAGCCTGAAGGATTACATGACGCGCTTCACTATAGCAGCCATAGAAATCCCCGATCTCAACCCGGAATTTCAGCTACATGCCATAAAAAGCGGTCTCCAACCCGGAAAGTTCCAGGAAGCTATAATTGTGGCAAAACCGAAAACACTGGAGGAATTCCGAGACAAGGCCACCAGACAAATTGAAATAGAGGAACTCCGTGAAACACGAAGAAACGAACGACTACCATCACGGAAGAAAGATGACAGGCCGACGAGGTCAAGTAACAGAGATTTTAAAAAGCCTTCTAAACTAACACCGAAATTTGATTCATATACCAGGTTCAACACCAGGAGAGAGGATATCATCAAGGAGATACTTCACAACCGACTTATAAAGCCACCAGTCAAGGCAGGGACATACCAGGATCAGAAATACGTGGACAAGAGCAAACACTGTGCATTCCATCAAAAGTTCGGCCACACCACAGATGAATGCGTCGTGGCCAAAGACCTACTGGAAAGACTAGCGAGGCAAGGGCTACTAGACAAGTACATCGGCTCTAGAAATCGGAAGGACATAGCTGAGGAGCAAACCGAGATATAG